One region of Pangasianodon hypophthalmus isolate fPanHyp1 chromosome 15, fPanHyp1.pri, whole genome shotgun sequence genomic DNA includes:
- the bicdl2l gene encoding bicaudal-D-related protein 2-like isoform X1, with translation MCLGMCILATVQITSSERESLCPRGTGVILLCHYTSHISLAQEEAFGFSNFSEAMEGFNSYYTTHLSEDTPAAFRDLLQPSHSIEDIHETSRDDRGAGPVSAVEDEATFPDTNTEMLRPTPSILDDREEQLEEDKDSDNASVMEQGDRIEQMNLESKDPTLSKPIRLFLDESLPDLLRSGSPLRRRVSSPVSDTLKQMRREVELSRRRSIKLKAQVDKLQEQSQDGLVWSQHRERVTEEIQSIVKLLIPLTDSEPTADPSSTNNSLDTALTQLKNVARTLALNHTSQGKAKEGTTDEVAVLQQALRDRDDALAKKKAMESELLKCKTELMSLNNQLLEAVQRRLEMAIELEAWKDDVQTIIHHQLLSQQQAEQAQKKSRGFGVLRRSKQPSPVQSPVVSQASSPASTSPSTPVAQRWKDRLRRGRSSRPASAVYDQSASPSPFDSPVSSKEDSFQTVSLD, from the exons TTCAGTAACTTCTCAGAAGCAATGGAGGGCTTTAATTCGTATTATACAACTCATCTGAGTGAGGACACACCAGCGGCTTTCAGAGACCTGTTGCAACCATCTCATTCCATCGAAGATATCCATGAAACCAGCAGGGATGATCGAGGGGCAGGTCCAGTTTCTGCTGTGGAGGATGAAGCAACTTTTCCGGATACAAACACAGAGATGTTGAGGCCAACTCCATCCATACTAGATGACAGAGAAGAACAGCTGGAAGAAGACAAAGACAGTGATAATGCCAGTGTGATGGAGCAAGGTGATAGAATAGAGCAGATGAACCTGGAGTCAAAAGATCCAACTTTGAGTAAGCCCATTCGCTTGTTCTTAGATGAAAGTTTACCGGACCTGCTCAGGAGTGGGAGTCCACTCCGGAGACGAGTATCAAGCCCAGTGTCAGACACG TTAAAGCAGATGCGCCGGGAGGTGGAACTGTCTCGGCGTAGGAGCATAAAACTGAAGGCTCAAGTGGATAAACTTCAGGAGCAGAGTCAGGATGGGCTTGTCTGGAGTCAACACAGAGAAcgg GTGACCGAGGAGATTCAGTCCATTGTAAAGCTCCTGATCCCTCTGACTGATTCAGAGCCAACAGCAGATCCTTCTTCCACGAACAACTCACTGGATACGGCACTGACTCAGCTGAAGAATGTTGCACGCACACTCGCTCTCAACCACACATCTCAG GGAAAAGCTAAAGAAGGGACGACAGATGAGGTTGCTGTATTACAACAAGCTCTACGGGACCGAGATGATGCTCTTGCAAA GAAAAAAGCCATGGAGTCTGAGCTGCTGAAATGCAAGACAGAACTGATGTCACTGAACAATCAGCTCCTGGAGGCAGTGCAACGGCGGCTGGAGATGGCTATCGAGCTGGAGGCCTGGAAG GATGATGTACAGACCATCATTCACCACCAGCTCCTGAGTCAGCAGCAGGCAGAACAGGCCCAGAAGAAGTCCAGAGGTTTCGGTGTACTGCGGCGCTCCAAGCAGCCCAGTCCAGTCCAGTCTCCAGTCGTGAGCCAAGCATCCTCTCCTGCCTCGACGTCCCCCAGTACACCTGTGGCCCAGCGCTGGAAAGACCGACTGAGACGAGGACGCTCCAGTCGGCCTGCCTCCGCTGTCTACGACCAGTCGGCCAGCCCAAGCCCATTTGACTCTCCAGTCAGCAGCAAGGAAGACAGTTTTCAAACAGTCTCGCTTGACTGA
- the abhd11 gene encoding protein ABHD11 isoform X1, which translates to MSFLCRLLTRGLLTAQPQRPTGAGAQWFCSGVSRLDAAQRDSAANSTSPVSLSYDVYDGKEDGIPLVFLHGLFGSKSNFHSIAKSLVQRTGRKVLTVDARNHGNSAHSPGLTYEAMTNDLKHLLNQLHIGKCVLIGHSMGGKTAMATALSQPSLVERLVVVDISPVPTSARTFMRGYIEAMKEVKIPSNIPRSTARRVAEDQLRNHVKEHSIRHFLLTNLVEQNGHYAWRINLEAISNHLMDLMGFPKFNTTYDGPTLFLGGSNSEYLSSEDYPEIQRLFPCADIQYIPDASHWLHADKPLEFISSIITFVQS; encoded by the exons ATGAGCTTCCTGTGTCGCCTGTTAACCAGAGGATTATTAACCGCACAGCCGCAGCGGCCGACTGGAGCCGGAGCTCAGTGGTTTTGTAGCGGGGTGTCGCGGCTGGACGCCGCTCAGCGAGACAGCGCTGCTAACTCCACCAG CCCTGTAAGCCTGAGCTATGACGTGTATGATGGTAAAGAGGACGGCATTCCACTTGTCTTTCTGCACGGCTTATTCGGGAGCAAATCAAACTTCCACTCTATAGCGAAGTCTCTGGTGCAGAGGACAGGCCGAAAG GTGCTGACAGTAGACGCTCGTAACCATGGCAATAGCGCACACAGCCCGGGTTTGACGTATGAGGCAATGACTAATGATCTGAAGCATCTGCTTAACCAGCTGCACATTGGAAAGTGTGTTCTCATCGGGCATAGCATGGGTGGCAAAACTGCAATGGCTACAGCTTTGTCACAG CCCAGTTTGGTGGAGCGTCTCGTCGTGGTAGACATCAGTCCCGTTCCGACGTCAGCTCGTACCTTTATGAGAGGCTATATCGAGGCTATGAAGGAGGTGAAGATACCTAGCAACATTCCACGCTCAACTGCACGCAGGGTGGCTGAAGATCAGCTCCGAAATCATGTTAAA GAGCACTCAATCCGGCATTTCCTCCTCACTAATCTGGTAGAGCAGAACGGACACTATGCCTGGAGAATCAATTTGGAGGCCATCTCAAATCACCTGATGGACCTCATGGGTTTCCCCAAGTTTAACACAACCTATGACGGTCCCACCCTCTTTCTGGGCGGCAGTAACTCTGAATACCTCAG ctCTGAGGATTACCCTGAAATCCAGCGTCTCTTTCCGTGTGCAGATATCCAGTACATCCCTGATGCCAGTCACTGGCTTCATGCTGACAAGCCTCTGGAGTTCATCAGTTCCATTATCACATTCGTGCAGTCCTAG
- the bicdl2l gene encoding bicaudal-D-related protein 2-like isoform X2, with product MEGFNSYYTTHLSEDTPAAFRDLLQPSHSIEDIHETSRDDRGAGPVSAVEDEATFPDTNTEMLRPTPSILDDREEQLEEDKDSDNASVMEQGDRIEQMNLESKDPTLSKPIRLFLDESLPDLLRSGSPLRRRVSSPVSDTLKQMRREVELSRRRSIKLKAQVDKLQEQSQDGLVWSQHRERVTEEIQSIVKLLIPLTDSEPTADPSSTNNSLDTALTQLKNVARTLALNHTSQGKAKEGTTDEVAVLQQALRDRDDALAKKKAMESELLKCKTELMSLNNQLLEAVQRRLEMAIELEAWKDDVQTIIHHQLLSQQQAEQAQKKSRGFGVLRRSKQPSPVQSPVVSQASSPASTSPSTPVAQRWKDRLRRGRSSRPASAVYDQSASPSPFDSPVSSKEDSFQTVSLD from the exons ATGGAGGGCTTTAATTCGTATTATACAACTCATCTGAGTGAGGACACACCAGCGGCTTTCAGAGACCTGTTGCAACCATCTCATTCCATCGAAGATATCCATGAAACCAGCAGGGATGATCGAGGGGCAGGTCCAGTTTCTGCTGTGGAGGATGAAGCAACTTTTCCGGATACAAACACAGAGATGTTGAGGCCAACTCCATCCATACTAGATGACAGAGAAGAACAGCTGGAAGAAGACAAAGACAGTGATAATGCCAGTGTGATGGAGCAAGGTGATAGAATAGAGCAGATGAACCTGGAGTCAAAAGATCCAACTTTGAGTAAGCCCATTCGCTTGTTCTTAGATGAAAGTTTACCGGACCTGCTCAGGAGTGGGAGTCCACTCCGGAGACGAGTATCAAGCCCAGTGTCAGACACG TTAAAGCAGATGCGCCGGGAGGTGGAACTGTCTCGGCGTAGGAGCATAAAACTGAAGGCTCAAGTGGATAAACTTCAGGAGCAGAGTCAGGATGGGCTTGTCTGGAGTCAACACAGAGAAcgg GTGACCGAGGAGATTCAGTCCATTGTAAAGCTCCTGATCCCTCTGACTGATTCAGAGCCAACAGCAGATCCTTCTTCCACGAACAACTCACTGGATACGGCACTGACTCAGCTGAAGAATGTTGCACGCACACTCGCTCTCAACCACACATCTCAG GGAAAAGCTAAAGAAGGGACGACAGATGAGGTTGCTGTATTACAACAAGCTCTACGGGACCGAGATGATGCTCTTGCAAA GAAAAAAGCCATGGAGTCTGAGCTGCTGAAATGCAAGACAGAACTGATGTCACTGAACAATCAGCTCCTGGAGGCAGTGCAACGGCGGCTGGAGATGGCTATCGAGCTGGAGGCCTGGAAG GATGATGTACAGACCATCATTCACCACCAGCTCCTGAGTCAGCAGCAGGCAGAACAGGCCCAGAAGAAGTCCAGAGGTTTCGGTGTACTGCGGCGCTCCAAGCAGCCCAGTCCAGTCCAGTCTCCAGTCGTGAGCCAAGCATCCTCTCCTGCCTCGACGTCCCCCAGTACACCTGTGGCCCAGCGCTGGAAAGACCGACTGAGACGAGGACGCTCCAGTCGGCCTGCCTCCGCTGTCTACGACCAGTCGGCCAGCCCAAGCCCATTTGACTCTCCAGTCAGCAGCAAGGAAGACAGTTTTCAAACAGTCTCGCTTGACTGA
- the abhd11 gene encoding protein ABHD11 isoform X2: MSFLCRLLTRGLLTAQPQRPTGAGAQWFCSGVSRLDAAQRDSAANSTSPVSLSYDVYDGKEDGIPLVFLHGLFGSKSNFHSIAKSLVQRTGRKPSLVERLVVVDISPVPTSARTFMRGYIEAMKEVKIPSNIPRSTARRVAEDQLRNHVKEHSIRHFLLTNLVEQNGHYAWRINLEAISNHLMDLMGFPKFNTTYDGPTLFLGGSNSEYLSSEDYPEIQRLFPCADIQYIPDASHWLHADKPLEFISSIITFVQS; encoded by the exons ATGAGCTTCCTGTGTCGCCTGTTAACCAGAGGATTATTAACCGCACAGCCGCAGCGGCCGACTGGAGCCGGAGCTCAGTGGTTTTGTAGCGGGGTGTCGCGGCTGGACGCCGCTCAGCGAGACAGCGCTGCTAACTCCACCAG CCCTGTAAGCCTGAGCTATGACGTGTATGATGGTAAAGAGGACGGCATTCCACTTGTCTTTCTGCACGGCTTATTCGGGAGCAAATCAAACTTCCACTCTATAGCGAAGTCTCTGGTGCAGAGGACAGGCCGAAAG CCCAGTTTGGTGGAGCGTCTCGTCGTGGTAGACATCAGTCCCGTTCCGACGTCAGCTCGTACCTTTATGAGAGGCTATATCGAGGCTATGAAGGAGGTGAAGATACCTAGCAACATTCCACGCTCAACTGCACGCAGGGTGGCTGAAGATCAGCTCCGAAATCATGTTAAA GAGCACTCAATCCGGCATTTCCTCCTCACTAATCTGGTAGAGCAGAACGGACACTATGCCTGGAGAATCAATTTGGAGGCCATCTCAAATCACCTGATGGACCTCATGGGTTTCCCCAAGTTTAACACAACCTATGACGGTCCCACCCTCTTTCTGGGCGGCAGTAACTCTGAATACCTCAG ctCTGAGGATTACCCTGAAATCCAGCGTCTCTTTCCGTGTGCAGATATCCAGTACATCCCTGATGCCAGTCACTGGCTTCATGCTGACAAGCCTCTGGAGTTCATCAGTTCCATTATCACATTCGTGCAGTCCTAG